The Microtus ochrogaster isolate Prairie Vole_2 unplaced genomic scaffold, MicOch1.0 UNK3347, whole genome shotgun sequence region TGTTTTAGAGCTTCCCGGTGAAGGCGTTTTGCCTCTTCCACATCAATTGCTTCAACTTTGTCTGAAAATCTCACTTTAGCATGGGCTTCTGCTAATCGAATTAATGACTCTAGCTGTCGAGGGTAAGCAGAAACCATTCCCCGGCTACTACCGATCTTCCTCATGTTCACATAAGCCTAGAAAAgatagaaacaacaaaatgaagcCACTGCTGACAAGACCTTCAGTTTCATGGATGACCTTGAGCAGTTAGGGTTCTGTTAAACAACTGAAAGCCTATCTACATACAATGTAGAATTACTCTACGTAGTTACAAAATGGATCTGGGCCAGGGACTTGGATTCATTAAGGGTTGGTTGGagccttacacacacaaacagaaacagaacccTAGAGGATTATTACATCCATGTATGGTGATGTCAGGGTAGCTGTACAGGTAGGCATGAAAAAGAGTGATTAAAAGGCTGGCAGTGTATTTAGAAGAATTTAAACCCCCATGGGtataatccccagcaccaaagacagacacacacaacaacaacagccaCAACAAAGGAAAtagtgggagaggaaaggaatgaaTCAGAGAGCCCGTAGGAAAAGGCTTGGCAAAAGACTGCCCATGAGACCCATTTTATAAGGCATGTAAAAGATGCCTGAAGATATAATGTTCCAAAGAGAATTAATTTTGcatgtagtattttattttatgatacaaatgaaaaattacataTCATCTCTCACCCCCACTAAGCCTTTTAGAACCCAGCTAGGATGCCATATCACAATACTCAGCCCAAAGAAGCCCTACCACATTCCTGCTCCTCTTGTAAGTATGTGTGAATCAACCAccgactttttctttttcaaaacaagggaAGAAGTTAAGAGAAACAGGTAGCTAACTTATCCAGAGCCTGGTTACCTCAATGAGGGCCTGGCTGGCCTCCTCACTCAGCCGGGGCATGATGGTACTATGTGCATATGCGATGTAGTCCTTCAGCACTGCCATGTCCAGGAACTCCTCCTCCACCTGCTCCTCACTTTGGTAGTACAGTGAAACCAGGTGATGAGCCAGACGCCGGTCATATGCCTCATCCTGAGGGTCCAGCATGAGGAAGATAAGATCAAACCTTGACAACAATGTATGAGGTAGTTGGATATTTTCAATGGTTGTTTTTCTAGGGTTCCACTGAGACTCGATAGGATTTGCTGCTGCCAGGACAGATGTGCGTGCATTAAGCTGACAGATGATTCCAGCCTTTGCAATGGACAGAGTCTGTTGTTCCATGACTTCATGCAGTACAGACCTTGTACTTTCATTCATCTTGTCAAACTCATCAATGCAACATATGCCATTGTCACTCAAGACAAGAGCACCTGTCTGTAGGACTAGCTGCCTGGTTTCAGGGTCTTTCATCACGTAGNNNNNNNNNNNNNNNNNNNNNNNNNNNNNNNNNNNNNNNNNNNNNNNNNNNNNNNNNNNNNNNNNNNNNNNNNNNNNNNNNNNNNNNNNNNNNNNNNNNNGCACGGAATTTGCCCCTTCCAGTGTGACTGAAATCCTTTCTTGTTCCACCAAAGA contains the following coding sequences:
- the LOC101979857 gene encoding LOW QUALITY PROTEIN: DNA replication licensing factor MCM4-like (The sequence of the model RefSeq protein was modified relative to this genomic sequence to represent the inferred CDS: inserted 2 bases in 1 codon); this encodes AKRLHGLDEEAEQKLFSENRVKLLKELSRKPDIYERLASALAPSIYEHEDIKKGILLQLFGGTRKDFSHTGRGKFRAXXXXXXXXXXXXXXXXXXXXXXXXXXXXXXXXXXYVMKDPETRQLVLQTGALVLSDNGICCIDEFDKMNESTRSVLHEVMEQQTLSIAKAGIICQLNARTSVLAAANPIESQWNPRKTTIENIQLPHTLLSRFDLIFLMLDPQDEAYDRRLAHHLVSLYYQSEEQVEEEFLDMAVLKDYIAYAHSTIMPRLSEEASQALIEAYVNMRKIGSSRGMVSAYPRQLESLIRLAEAHAKVRFSDKVEAIDVEEAKRLHREAL